The Oncorhynchus tshawytscha isolate Ot180627B linkage group LG08, Otsh_v2.0, whole genome shotgun sequence genome window below encodes:
- the LOC112256865 gene encoding uncharacterized protein LOC112256865 isoform X5 → MAAKKERIMLLHEEGATAPIALPSPASPPDLFGVLNTGQASAVVANEEANSPATSTPGSAMGTGQMVSTLNSAARSNNQPENLPPESTYSGIKVMLDNNNMWNEFFKCKTEMIITKQGRRMFPYCRFRVSGLEPFQKYTLLMDINPVDNKRYKWTGQDWQMSGKAEAHLLRRVFIHPDSPSSGHQWMQNPVSFYKLKLTDNTMDQEGNVILHPMHRYLPHLHLVSAETATEDIQLNGPDVITFTFPQTEFFAVTAYQNVRMSRFKAEFNPFASGPNSQALKLKMSPSNESKDETRSPNELKPVKGLNGLKSLMAAKRRSKDTSTVDKGLLSPDAQNVSLADGDKTEVKTDGPSSRLKSRPSNEMNKDSAQSPNELKSVKSLNNLKSLMGKRTSKDTSVGGQGLLAPNAQNVMLADSDKSGVQTSPSNKSKKDTNSSTNDLKPGKSLNNLKSLMAKHSSKGTSAVDQRVLSEDAQRVTPVDRDKSGVNANGPSLSTPKLKSRSCNELKKAGTTSAKEFNSLRSNLSLSKCNPKDTSAVGQGLLFSDAQNVILADSEKSGVKMDKPSSCKKSSPSNETMKVETISPKVCNYVKNSRKSLHRKHNSQKTSAADHGQKSVRNTESTEYHSCTTGPPQSNFPELIRECRLKIRRCNVEITNTTCSVEQTNTKGMIANGKVVEVAVNDNFSQISEPEALSGKTIERVGTLHNGNVIDSVKDLFNSSQSQEPVKPRVSINDHSANEVENSQKASQSSSVSSEAKMTGFDEQLQGKAKPHKRPEPVPLPLLALYLQQLKLKSRSVRTKPKSPPGLPSSSSPSSAVPTTDPVIPATDQTFPAMDSSGPALESTGPALESTGPALESTGPSRDSTGCAVVPASGPADPAINHIVPVIAPTGPTTDYAGLPIDISVPNTDFLVPATDSLLPEPDSVLPTADHLFLVPEPTLSIAQSSPTPCLPATVLLSPFPDPLLPAQELPPPVPVTLNLATDLSSLTSDPPSTAPALSSTPSLANLEPEFTPSLPSPGPSRGGFEPSSPAPLPDLEPPLSSPVTLKPEATAPSLPVHASSFPALERLLPPDAFVLSSEFSSHGSLLGLPAPDPFLTIPFIPLLPSAHINPLPFEATSFSSTSHPDSLALDTALSPSPSDTTSSFQVNYEPLTHPSTPSPLPFQLSSFSLLGPDPLSPTPSLADLTNLFSIAEELEITEDFPSSEAPPVPCPPVRSTPSIPVSSTLPVGSSQPTQRNKPRRSKKRSRKGVKSAKGDSLPVIDGSTDVAMQPNLEEVEEQLFVSFTSKEALDVHLGEPALCETTTAQPQKPPEATENVGGLKTTEERIVAFEKVILGDLKVMRHRQVIHPVLQEVGLKMSLLDPTLVIDLQYLGVRLPLPPPFLCPEPNSPGLASSPSGSVPFVSRTGKTTDFTQIKGWRDKFVPSNSPSSSKPEGCPSSEVVPKNLSAFCSDMLDEYLANEGKLIDERAASFTQTTVVTPVVYQLPTKSTSYVRTLDSVLKKQAPALSSTFVPPSKKPRLPPTSKGLKKSEKRQQKQQCSKQNRTKLTSATTPTPLPTEPKPLLMDHGTPITHDDTIETIKRRPPPAHDPPVSRPEVEEPPPAELAPVEEDDSDPEPQPAAKTKVVFPGLTKALLRQRDLEDGVVWEGKRRTCISNERATVALTSHFTSTGFVCENPTAPIRIINRRAPPCLKAFCRLGCVCASLAQDRRIIHCGKIECIFGCSCLRQKVVVLKNLEGPDSNASEEGLSKKRRRKWKRMRMAYTLREAETVSEPAPRVRMLWRKTDGETDPEPVLAPTPVYLPHLPLQEEPSVVYCSPVREEGGTMTCARVRAFQSKSTNRPEVIDNHCKPIDSAPVNSSSMSEKSLSCHRPKYTKPSKRLEIMSKCKWRSLADRNLVLKIVCEHMAKDHLRNPFWVKGYLIKPVSQTLRNDGESCSIHYKVLISQVPRPDEVEEENGEEEQAWMGEEDEEELMEEQREEDKVEEVPVVEEVPVVEEVPVVEEVPVVEEVPVVEEVPVVEEVPVVEEVPVVEELPVVEELPVVEELPVVEELPVVEEVPVVEEVDNKAVGRRKDLKWQGLPFLTGISPAGLLTGNLKLPEISDQKCITVNGMSYPHAKIQLGMMGAMHPANRLAAYLTGKLRRPACLKRSMAASSSVPSQKHPSETPKGATDTKSSTRQPAQLAATPTTMVTTSVPSTIPVAAGPKFIVNPGACLSQGAQMEQNTVTAAVRIQVVTMVYPTKTPNVRGGAAALVSAVSVSSKAPSAPRYSTGANVSPQNASRISEVVTSPPMLSVPVTSTSVRMPSPLTSLTPIMSLTPLTSGQRIVLQPVRNTSANTLYKNPKGQLIQLVALSQLKALNPKLVMHNKGGMIILTMPECLTTMNSSTSSLTTLESKGPRSCASTISTVPLVTFPKTQTASSTTITAPKTTAGYVSLFPTVTNGGTYTLEMVPQTGNKEPIIIKCPAVPAQGSSKTWTGRPKRKMVEDEYDLDDTDEETDEKTDNSSDETDSDDSSVNKEELIDVISEQLKHNVDERHRRFELHGCFQRLRETLKLDQKAAKVYIFKEATEEIQILTTKSNDMEKLRSSLTLERAAYVKKMSQLTGNNGHCCNISAFKKHSTNIFPSTGESEKQILRNIQYVCSQQKSEELLVNRNMEGVPKDSSAVSSSSAVLTCSEARSRPRPRHMGGVTAEEEDREEVMEVVDLLEDTEEDREAVMEVVDLLEDTEEDREAVMEVVDLLEDTEEEKTDNSSDETEDSADDDNNKNNNVKGDVINIRDVEESVEEEEAVDIENVEDNAQKSTTSQLKAKYAKEVEGEKGPKLRDRKQVLDLRDKCERLEKLKSGLTRERAGDIKKISKKSGKTEELIIRKLQDISTKQKDMVFKRKWRGPSSSVSPNKTISLRSTRQPKPKSLAPSLKLKVVATSVPHSIPQKPASQRPKTSPITPPSSNHPSTWRSPRERTRPNILSGRKIQPAPDSPPVHAGFLPPQMLSIVGGVITSEQVIAMQSARSLLPGGRAAGIEMRQSQTPGVASVTIIIPSMSEPISLTPTFNNCNRGVPNFADVVSLVKARQNQSAPGVSGGAQRRPAPVKGRGSGLEYGEVLGKQLDHAVDSVGINDADGNSEEDEDNKDGDGEDESLASVLNEIFILHQQITTDNNSSPRGPPVVSRIPHTEPGQMGTVRVPTPQTDRVLLPPKTEKAIIGDGDDERSLSPLFLRLNDDKGQEKTSKGPGLPIPQAEDLKVGFGSNLKPSETVSAPAVNGHSQQAKACTTKGQDVLQKALTPPLLLQMKVGGVAEVLESNEKPGDALTPPPLLQMRPMPRLDPR, encoded by the exons ATGGCTGCCAAAAAGGAGAGAATAATGCTTCTTCATGAGGAGGGGGCTACTGCCCCCATAGCACTGCCCTCACCTGCCTCtccccctgacctctttggtgtCCTAAACACAGGGCAAGCAAGTGCAGTTGTAGCCAATGAAGAAGCAAACAGTCCAGCAACATCTACTCCAGGTTCTGCAATGGGTACTGGTCAAATGGTTTCTACATTGAACTCTGCTgccaggtctaataaccaaccaGAGAATTTACCACCAGAGAGCACCTACAGCGGTATCAAGGTGATGTTGGacaataacaacatgtggaatgaGTTTTTCAAATGCAAAACCGAAATGATAATAACCAAACAAGGCCGGAGGATGTTCCCTTATTGCCGCTTTCGCGTCTCTGGTTTGGAGCCCTTCCAGAAGTACACTCTGCTCATGGATATCAACCCTGTGGACAACAAACGTTACAAGTGGACTGGGCAAGACTGGCAAATGAGTGGGAAGGCAGAGGCTCATTTGCTGAGACGGGTTTTCATCCATCCAGACTCTCCATCTTCTGGTCACCAATGGATGCAGAACCCAGTGTCATTCTACAAGCTTAAGCTCACTGACAACACGATGGACCAGGAGGGCAATGTAATTTTGCACCCAATGCACCGCTACTTACCACATCTGCATTTGGTCTCAGCTGAAACGGCTACAGAGGATATTCAGCTCAATGGGCCTGACGTGATAACCTTCACCTTTCCCCAGACTGAATTCTTTGCTGTAACAGCCTACCAGAATGTACGCATGTCTCGGTTTAAAGCAGAATTCAACCCCTTTGCAAGTGGACCCAACTCCCAGGCTCTAAAGTTGAAAATGAGTCCCTCCAATGAGTCGAAGGATGAAACCAGATCTCCCAATGAACTCAAGCCTGTGAAAGGCTTGAATGGCCTGAAATCTTTGATGGCGGCAAAACGCAGATCTAAAGACACTTCAACAGTAGATAAAGGACTCCTGAGCCCTGATGCTCAAAATGTTTCCCTTGCAGATGGTGACAAAACTGAGGTCAAAACTGATGGACCCAGCTCCAGGCTGAAATCAAGGCCCTCCAATGAGATGAACAAAGACTCAGCCCAATCGCCCAATGAGCTCAAGTCTGTGAAAAGCCTGAATAATCTTAAGTCTTTGATGGGGAAACGCACTTCCAAAGATACTTCAGTAGGAGGCCAAGGACTTCTCGCTCCGAATGCCCAAAATGTTATGCTTGCAGATAGTGATAAGTCCGGAGTCCAAACAAGTCCCTCCAATAAGTCAAAAAAAGACACAAACAGTTCTACCAATGACCTCAAGCCTGGGAAAAGCCTGAATAACCTGAAGTCTTTGATGGCAAAACACAGCTCTAAAGGCACATCCGCAGTAGATCAGAGAGTTCTCAGTGAAGATGCTCAACGTGTTACACCTGTAGACAGAGACAAATCTGGAGTCAACGCTAATGGACCCAGTTTAAGCACTCCAAAGCTGAAATCAAGATCCTGCAATGAGTTGAAAAAAGCAGGAACCACATCTGCCAAGGAATTCAACTCTCTTAGAAGTAATCTGTCTTTGTCAAAATGCAATCCTAAAGACACTTCAGCAGTAGGTCAAGGACTCCTGTTCTCAGATGCTCAAAATGTTATACTTGCAGACAGTGAAAAGTCAGGAGTCAAAATGGATAAACCCAGCTCCTGCAAGAAATCAAGTCCTTCCAATGAGACGATGAAAGTTGAAACAATATCTCCCAAGGTGTGCAATTATGTGAAAAATTCCCGAAAGTCTTTGCATAGAAAACACAACTCCCAAAAGACTTCAGCAGCAGATCATGGACAAAAGTCAGTCAGAAACACAGAGTCCACTGAATACCATTCTTG TACAACAGGTCCTCCCCAAAGTAACTTCCCTGAGCTGATTCGGGAGTGTCGTCTGAAAATACGAAGGTGCAATGTTGAGATAACCAATACAACTTGTAGTGTTGAGCAAACAAACACTAAGGGCATGATTGCCAATGGCAAAGTTGTGGAAGTAGCTGTGAATGACAATTTTTCCCAGATTTCTGAACCTGAAGCCTTGTCCGGGAAGACTATTGAAAGGGTGGGAACACTGCACAATGGGAATGTGATTGACAGTGTCAAGGACCTCTTCAATTCATCTCAGTCCCAGGAACCGGTCAAGCCCCGTGTGTCAATCAATGACCATTCAGCAAATGAAGTTGAAAACAGTCAAAAGGCTTCCCAGAGCTCCTCAGTGAGCTCTGAAGCAAAAATGACAGGTTTTGATGAACAGCTGCAGGGGAAGGCTAAACCACACAAACGACCGGAACCTGTGCCTTTGCCCCTTCTTGCACTCTACCTTCAACAGTTGAAGTTAAAATCCAGATCTGTTAGGACCAAACCGAAATCTCCCCCGGGATTGCCTTCGTCTTCATCCCCATCTTCTGCTGTTCCAACCACCGATCCTGTTATTCCAGCCACTGATCAAACCTTTCCAGCCATGGACTCAAGTGGCCCAGCCTTGGAATCTACTGGCCCAGCCTTGGAATCTACTGGCCCAGCCTTGGAATCTACTGGTCCATCCAGGGATTCTACTGGATGTGCTGTAGTTCCAGCCAGTGGTCCTGCTGATCCAGCTATCAATCACATTGTTCCAGTCATTGCCCCCACTGGGCCAACCACAGACTATGCTGGTCTACCCATAGATATTTCAGTCCCAAACACAGATTTTTTGGTTCCTGCCACAGACTCATTGTTACCAGAACCTGACTCAGTTTTACCAACCGCTGACCATTTGTTTCTTGTCCCTGAGCCTACCTTATCCATTGCACAATCATCCCCCACCCCTTGTTTGCCAGCAACTGTCTTATTATCACCATTCCCTGACCCATTGTTACCAGCCCAAGAATTGCCACCCCCTGTACCTGTCACATTAAACCTAGCGACTGATTTATCATCACTTACCTCTGACCCTCCCTCAACTGCTCCAGCACTGTCATCAACACCTAGTCTTGCCAACTTGGAACCTGAATTTACCCCCTCGTTACCATCCCCTGGTCCTTCGCGAGGTGGCTTTGAGCCATCCTCACCTGCGCCATTACCAGATCTTGAACCCCCTTTAAGTTCCCCTGTTACATTGAAACCGGAAGCCACCGCCCCCTCCTTACCTGTACATGCCTCCTCATTCCCAGCCCTTGAACGATTACTGCCCCCTGACGCTTTTGTTCTATCCTCTGAATTTTCATCACATGGATCACTTTTAGGCCTACCTGCCCCTGATCCTTTTTTAACAATACCCTTTATCCCATTGTTGCCTTCCGCTCACATTAACCCATTACCCTTTGAGGCAACCTCATTTTCCTCTACCTCTCACCCTGACTCACTTGCTCTGGACACTGCCTTATCCCCATCTCCCTCAGACACTACCTCATCATTCCAAGTCAATTATGAACCATTAACACACCCATCTACACCGTCTCCACTCCCATTCCAGTTATCTTCCTTTTCATTGTTAGGTCCTGACCCATTGTCACCAACCCCGTCACTGGCTGACCTCACTAACCTTTTCTCCATCGCCGAAGAGCTTGAGATAACTGAAGACTTTCCCAGCAGTGAGGCACCTCCTGTCCCATGCCCTCCTGTCCGAAGTACCCCTAGCATACCAGTTAGTTCTACTTTACCTGTTGGTTCTAGTCAGCCAACCCAGAGAAATAAACCCCGGAGATCTAAGAAGAGATCAAGGAAAGGAGTGAAATCTGCCAAGGGTGATTCACTCCCAGTGATTGATGGATCTACAGATGTCGCCATGCAGCCCAACCTGGAGGAAGTTGAGGAGCAGCTGTTCGTGTCTTTCACCTCCAAG GAAGCACTTGATGTCCACCTGGGAGAGCCTGCACTTTGTGAGACGACGACTGCGCAACCTCAGAAGCCCCCAGAGGCGACAGAGAATG TTGGAGGACTAAAAACCACAGAGGAAAGAATAGTAGCTTTCGAGAAGGTTATTTTGGGTGACCTAAAGGTTATGAGGCATCGACAGGTTATTCATCCTGTGTTGCAAGAAG TTGGACTGAAGATGAGTTTACTGGATCCCACTCTGGTCATTGACCTGCAGTACCTAGGTGTTCGTCTACCTCTACCCCCACCCTTTTTATGTCCAGAACCAAACTCTCCAGGGTTGGCATCTTCTCCAA GTGGTTCAGTCCCCTTTGTTTCCAGGACAGGCAAGACCACAGACTTCACCCAAATCAAAGGCTGGAGAGATAAGTTTGTCCCCTCGAACTCGCCATCATCCTCCAAGCCTGAAG GTTGCCCAAGTTCAGAAGTGGTCCCAAAGAACTTGTCGGCCTTCTGCAGTGACATGTTGGATGAGTACCTGGCTAACGAAGGTAAACTCATTGACGAGCGCGCTGCCAGTTTCACCCAGACCACCGTCGTCACCCCTGTGGTCTACCAGCTACCCACCAAGAGCACCAGCTACGTCCGAACCCTAGACAGTGTGCTGAAGAAACAGGCACCGGCACTTTCTTCCACCTTTGTCCCACCATCCAAAAAACCCAGACTGCCCCCCACATCCAAAGGACTTAAAAAATCTGAGAAAAGGCAACAAAAACAGCAATGTTCAAAGCAGAACAGAACTAAACTAACTTCTGCAACAACCCCAACACCATTGCCCACTGAGCCAAAACCGCTATTGATGGATCATGGCACCCCCATCACCCACGATGACACAATTGAAACTATAAAAAGGAGACCTCCACCAGCCCATGACCCTCCTGTGTCCAGGCCAGAGGTAGAAGAGCCACCTCCCGCTGAACTGGCTCCTGTGGAAGAGGATGACTCGGACCCAGAGCCACAGCCTGCTGCCAAGACCAAGGTCGTGTTTCCTGGGCTGACCAAGGCCCTGCTCCGACAAAGGGATTTGGAGGACGGGGTTGTCTGGGAGGGCAAGCGCCGGACCTGCATCTCAAACGAGAGGGCGACGGTCGCCCTCACCTCCCACTTCACCTCAACG GGCTTTGTTTGTGAGAACCCTACAGCTCCTATTAGGATCATAAATCGCAGGGCTCCTCCCTGCCTCAAAGCATTCTGCCgattgggctgtgtgtgtgccagcctGGCACAGGATCGTCGTATTATCCACTGTGGAAAGATTGAGTGCATCTTTGGCTGCAGCTGCCTCAGGCAGAAGGTGGTCGTCCTCAAGAACTTAGAAGGACCAGATTCTAATGCGTCAGAGGAGGGCCTGTCCAAGAAGCGGAGGAGAAAGTGGAAGAGGATGAGGATGGCATATA CTCTCAGGGAGGCTGAGACGGTATCAGAACCTGCTCCGCGTGTGAGAATGTTGTGGAGAAAGACGGATGGAGAGACGGACCCGGAGCCCGTCCTCGCCCCAACACCGGTCTACCTACCACATCTTCCACTACAGGAAGAACCTTCAGTG GTGTATTGTTCTCCGGTGAGAGAGGAAGGCGGGACCATGACATGTGCCAGAGTGCGTGCGTTTCAAAGCAAGAGCACAAACCGACCTGAGGTCATTGACAATCACTGCAAACCAATAGACTCTGCACCAG TGAACTCTTCCAGTATGTCAGAGAAGTCGTTGTCCTGCCATCGTCCCAAGTACACGAAGCCCTCCAAGCGCCTGGAGATTATGTCTAAGTGTAAGTGGAGGAGCCTGGCGGATAGGAACCTGGTGCTGAAAATTGTGTGTGAGCACATGGCCAAGGACCACCTCAGGAACCCCTTCTGGGTCAAAGGTTACCTTATAAAACCCGTGTCTCAGACCCTGAGAAATGATGGCGAAAGCTGCTCCATCCACTACAAGGTACTCATCTCTCAGGTCCCGAGACCGGACGAAGTGGAGGAGGAGAACGGTGAGGAGGAGCAGGCATGGATgggagaggaagatgaagaagaactaatggaagagcagagagaggaggataaagtgGAGGAAGTACCTGTCGTGGAGGAAGTACCTGTCGTGGAGGAAGTACCTGTCGTGGAGGAAGTACCTGTCGTGGAGGAAGTACCTGTCGTGGAGGAAGTACCTGTCGTGGAGGAAGTACCTGTCGTGGAGGAAGTACCTGTCGTGGAGGAATTACCTGTCGTGGAGGAATTACCTGTCGTGGAGGAATTACCTGTCGTGGAGGAATTACCTGTCGTGGAGGAAGTACCTGTCGTGGAGGAAGTGGACAACAAGGCTGTGGGGCGTAGAAAGGATCTGAAATGGCAGGGCCTGCCTTTCTTAACAGGAATTTCTCCTGCTGGCCTCCTTACTGGCAACCTTAAGCTGCCAGAAATCTCAGACCAGAAATGTATCACG GTGAATGGCATGTCCTACCCCCATGCCAAGATACAACTGGGCATGATGGGAGCCATGCACCCAGCCAACCGTCTTGCTGCTTACCTCACGGGCAAGTTACGAAGGCCTGCCTGTCTAAAGCGGTCTATGGCGGCCTCCTCCTCCGTCCCATCACAAAAACACCCCTCAGAAACTCCTAAAGGTGCCACAGATACAAAGTCCTCTACGAGACAACCAGCCCAACTGGCAGCCACTCCTACCACCATGGTTACCACAAGTGTTCCCTCTACCATTCCAGTTGCTGCTGGCCCCAAGTTCATTG TGAACCCAGGTGCCTGTCTCTCTCAGGGGGCTCAGATGGAGCAGAACACAGTGACTGCTGCTGTGCGGATTCAGGTTGTCACCATGGTCTACCCAACCAAAACTCCTAATGTGAGGGGTGGCGCCGCAGCCCTGGTATCTGCAGTGTCTGTTAGCTCCAAGGCCCCCTCAGCACCAAGATATTCTACAG GTGCAAACGTATCACCCCAAAATGCGTCCCGCATCAGTGAAGTGGTTACCAGTCCCCCGATGCTCTCTGTCCCAGTGACCAGTACCTCTGTCAGAATGCCGTCTCCTCTCACATCCCTGACCCCTATCATGTCCCTGACCCCTCTCACGTCGGGTCAGAGAATTGTGCTGCAGCCGGTAAGGAACACCTCAGCGAACACCCTATACAAGAACCCCAAGGGACAGCTGATCCAGCTGGTTGCCCTCAGCCAGCTGAAGGCCCTTAACCCCAAACTCGTCATGCACAACAAGG GTGGGATGATCATTTTAACCATGCCTGAATGCTTGACCACCATGAAcagctccacctcctctctcaccACATTGGAGAGCAAGGGCCCTCGTAGCTGTGCTTCCACCATCAGTACTGTCCCCCTTGTCACTTTCCCAAAGACCCAGACTGCATCCAGCACCACTATCACCGCCCCTAAAACCACTGCTGGTTACGTTAGTCTCTTTCCCACCGTGACAAATGGTGGGACGTACACCTTGGAGATGGTTCCTCAGACAGGCAACAAGGAGCCCATCATCATCAAGTGTCCGGCGGTGCCAGCCCAGGGCTCCTCCAAG ACATGGACAGGAAGACCGAAGAGGAAGATGGTGGAGGATGAGTACGATTTGGATGATACGGATGAGGAGACGGATGAGAAGACAGACAACTCATCTGACGAGACTGATTCTGATGATTCAAGTGTTAATAAAGAGGAGCTCATCGACGTCATCAGT GAACAGCTGAAGCACAACGTGGACGAGAGGCATCGCCGTTTTGAGCTCCATGGGTGCTTCCAGCGGCTGAGAGAGACACTGAAACTTGACCAAAAAGCTGCGAAAGTGTATATCTTTAAAGAA GCGACAGAGGAGATCCAAATCCTGACTACGAAAAGTAACGACATGGAGAAGCTAAGGAGTTCACTGACCCTGGAGAGAGCAGCTTATGTCAAGAAGATGTCCCAGTTAACTGGTAATAATGGACACTGCTGTAACATTTCAGCATTCAAAAAACATTCAACCAACATCTTTCCCTCCACAGGAGAGTCTGAGAAGCAGATCCTGAGGAACATCCAGTATGTTTGTTCCCAGCAGAAGAGTGAGGAGCTACTCGTCAACAGGAATATGGAAGGAGTTCCCAAAGACTCCTCTGCTGTCTCGTCCTCTTCAGCTGTCTTGACCTGCAGTGAGGCCAGGTCGAGACCAAGACCAAGGCACATGGGAGGAGTGAcagcagaggaggaggacagggaggaggtgatggaggtggtAGACCTTCTGGAGGACACGGAGGAGGACAGGGAAGCGGTGATGGAGGTGGTAGACCTTCTGGAGGACACGGAGGAGGACAGGGAAgcggtgatggaggtggtggaccttctggaggacacagaggaggagaaaacGGACAACTCCTCGGACGAGACAGAGGATTCTGCCGATgacgacaacaacaaaaacaacaacgttAAAGGGGACGTCATTAACATCCGT GATGTTGAAGAAAgcgtagaggaggaggaggctgtagACATTGAGAATGTGGAAGACAATGCACAGAAGAGCACCACTTCACAACTGAAGGCAAAATACGCTAAAGAAGTGGAAGGAGAAAAGGGACCCAAATTAAGA GACCGAAAACAAGTCCTTGACCTGAGAGACAAATGCGAGCGCCTTGAAAAACTGAAGAGTGGGCTGACCAGGGAGAGAGCTGGTGATATTAAGAAAATCTCAAAGAAATCTG GAAAGACAGAGGAGCTCATCATCAGGAAACTGCAGGACATCTCGACCAAACAGAAGGACATGGTGTTCAAAAGGAAGTGGAGAGGGCCGTCCTCATCGGTCTCACCCAATAAAACAATTTCACTCAGGAGCACTCGACAGCCTAAGCCAAAGTCCCTGGCCCCCAGCCTCAAGTTAAAGGTCGTAGCCACCTCAGTCCCCCACTCTATCCCCCAAAAGCCTGCATCCCAACGACCCAAGACAAGTCCCATCACACCACCTTCCAGTAACCACCCCTCAACGTGGCGTTCGCCGCGTGAAAGGACCAGACCTAACATCCTGTCTGGCAGAAAAATACAGCCTGCCCCAG ATTCCCCACCAGTTCATGCTGGGTTTCTCCCTCCTCAAATGCTGTCTATAGTGGGTGGAGTGATCACATCTGAGCAGGTGATCGCCATGCAGTCTGCCCGTTCTCTGCTGCCGGGAGGACGCGCCGCTGGAATCGAAATGCGACAGTCTCAAACACCAG GTGTCGCTTCGGTCACCATCATTATCCCCTCAATGTCCGAACCCATTTCTCTCACTCCAACTTTTAATAACTGCAACAGGGGAG TTCCTAATTTCGCCGATGTCGTTTCATTGGTTAAAGCCCGACAGAACCAGTCAGCTCCAGGTGTGTCAGGGGGAGCTCAGAGGAGGCCAGCCCCAGTGAAGGGTAGGGGCAGTGGGTTGGAGTACGGAGAGGTTCTGGGGAAGCAGCTGGACCACGCTGTAGACAGTGTAGGGATCAACGACGCAGATGGAAACTCTGAGGAGGACGAAGACAACAAAGATGGTGATGGTGAAGACGAGAGCCTGGCGTCTGTCCTCAACGAGATCTTCATCCTTCACCAGCAGATTACCACAGACAACAACAGCAGCCCCAGAGGTCCTCCAGTGGTCTCCCGCATACCACATACCGAGCCTGGGCAGATGGGGACTGTGAGGGTACCCACACCTCAGACAGACAGGGTGCTACTACCACCAAAGACAGAGAAGGCGATCATCGGAGATGGAGATGACGAGCGCTCCCTCAGCCCCTTGTTCCTGAGACTGAATGATGACAAGGGCCAGGAAAAGACTTCCAAAGGCCCAGGTCTGCCAATACCACAGGCAGAGGACCTTAAAGTTGGTTTTGGATCCAACCTGAAACCATCAGAGACTGTTTCTGCTCCTGCTGTCAACGGGCACAGCCAACAAGCAAAAGCATGCACTACAAAAGGTCAAGATGTACTGCAAAAAGCACTGACCCCGCCACTGCTGCTGCAGATGAAAGTTGGAGGCGTGGCAGAGGTGCTGGAGTCCAATGAGAAGCCGGGGGATGCCCTGACCCCGCCCCCACTGCTGCAGATGAGGCCCATGCCAAGACTAGACCCACGATGA